The following are encoded together in the Pygocentrus nattereri isolate fPygNat1 chromosome 3, fPygNat1.pri, whole genome shotgun sequence genome:
- the decr2 gene encoding peroxisomal 2,4-dienoyl-CoA reductase isoform X1: MAEIPEDVQSDDCLSSYTHIYSPDLLKDQVAFITGGGSGIGFRIAEILMRHGCDTVIASRNLEKLTEAAKKLTTATGRHCLPLQMDVRQPDIISAGVDEVLKEFGRVDILINNAAGNFLCPATSLSFNAFKTVLEIDTMGTFNTSKILYEKWFKDHGGSIVNISATLGYRGQALQVHAGSAKAANDAMTRHLAVEWGPSGVRVNTVAPGPISGTEGYRRLGGSYAESSGVFQGIPLQRPGNKTEMAHAVLFLASRAASYITGTTVVADGGAWLTSPNDMERVLGFWSAEKRKDK; encoded by the exons ATGGCAGAAATCCCAGAGGACGTTCAGAGCGACGACTGCTTGAGCAGCTACACTCACAtctacagtccagacctgctCAA GGATCAAGTGGCCTTTATAACAGGTGGAGGTTCTGGAATTGGCTTCCGTATTGCTGAGATTCTGATGCG GCATGGGTGTGACACAGTCATTGCCAGCAGGAATCTGGAGAAGCTCACTGAG GCAGCAAAGAAGCTGACCACCGCGACGGGCAGACACTGCTTGCCCCTGCAAATGGACGTTCGTCAACCAGACATCATCTCAGCCGGTGTGGATGAGGTGCTGAAAGAGTTCGGACGCGTGGACATTCTCATCAACA ATGCAGCAGGGAACTTCCTATGTCCTGCCACCTCTCTTTCCTTCAATGCTTTTAAGACTGTCCTGGAGATTGACACCATGGGAACCTTCAACACCAGCAAAATCCTCTATGAGAAGTGGTTTAAG GATCATGGAGGCTCCATCGTGAACATTTCAGCAACTCTGGGCTACAGGGGTCAGGCGCTCCAGGTGCATGCTGGGTCAGCGAAAGCCGCTAACG atgCCATGACTAGACATTTGGCAGTTGAGTGGGGACCCAGTGGAGTGAGAGTGAACACAGTGGCACCGGGACCCATCTCTGGGACTGAGGGCTACCGCCGACTCG gAGGATCCTATGCGGAGAGCTCAGGAGTTTTTCAGGGCATTCCATTACAGAGACCTGGGAATAAGACTGAAATGGCTCATGCTGTGCTCTTCCTGGCCAGCCGCGCTGCATCATACATTACCGGCACCACGGTGGTGGCGGACGGAGGGGCATGGCTCACCTCACCCAATGACATGGAGCGTGTGCTGG GTTTCTGGTCAGCAGAGAAGAGGAAGGACAAATAG
- the decr2 gene encoding peroxisomal 2,4-dienoyl-CoA reductase isoform X2: MAEIPEDVQSDDCLSSYTHIYSPDLLKDQVAFITGGGSGIGFRIAEILMRHGCDTVIASRNLEKLTEAAKKLTTATGRHCLPLQMDVRQPDIISAGVDEVLKEFGRVDILINNAAGNFLCPATSLSFNAFKTVLEIDTMGTFNTSKILYEKWFKDHGGSIVNISATLGYRGQALQVHAGSAKAANDAMTRHLAVEWGPSGVRVNTVAPGPISGTEGYRRLGGSYAESSGVFQGIPLQRPGNKTEMAHAVLFLASRAASYITGTTVVADGGAWLTSPNDMERVLGITSSPSAKL; this comes from the exons ATGGCAGAAATCCCAGAGGACGTTCAGAGCGACGACTGCTTGAGCAGCTACACTCACAtctacagtccagacctgctCAA GGATCAAGTGGCCTTTATAACAGGTGGAGGTTCTGGAATTGGCTTCCGTATTGCTGAGATTCTGATGCG GCATGGGTGTGACACAGTCATTGCCAGCAGGAATCTGGAGAAGCTCACTGAG GCAGCAAAGAAGCTGACCACCGCGACGGGCAGACACTGCTTGCCCCTGCAAATGGACGTTCGTCAACCAGACATCATCTCAGCCGGTGTGGATGAGGTGCTGAAAGAGTTCGGACGCGTGGACATTCTCATCAACA ATGCAGCAGGGAACTTCCTATGTCCTGCCACCTCTCTTTCCTTCAATGCTTTTAAGACTGTCCTGGAGATTGACACCATGGGAACCTTCAACACCAGCAAAATCCTCTATGAGAAGTGGTTTAAG GATCATGGAGGCTCCATCGTGAACATTTCAGCAACTCTGGGCTACAGGGGTCAGGCGCTCCAGGTGCATGCTGGGTCAGCGAAAGCCGCTAACG atgCCATGACTAGACATTTGGCAGTTGAGTGGGGACCCAGTGGAGTGAGAGTGAACACAGTGGCACCGGGACCCATCTCTGGGACTGAGGGCTACCGCCGACTCG gAGGATCCTATGCGGAGAGCTCAGGAGTTTTTCAGGGCATTCCATTACAGAGACCTGGGAATAAGACTGAAATGGCTCATGCTGTGCTCTTCCTGGCCAGCCGCGCTGCATCATACATTACCGGCACCACGGTGGTGGCGGACGGAGGGGCATGGCTCACCTCACCCAATGACATGGAGCGTGTGCTGGGTATAACCTCCTCTCCCTCTGCTAAActctga